TCATGGCGTCCTGCAAAAAGATTTGAGCCTAACGCAAAAGTTTCAGTTTTAGAGTCTTGGGTAAAGAGTTTGAAATTTTAAAACAATAGCTTCTCTTTTTTGAAACGGGCTTGACTCGCTTTGATATAAGGCCTACCTTTGTACAAAACAATGGCGGGTCTTTTTTTTAGTGAGTTTTTATGGAATTAAGTATAGAAAACAAATCAATTATTGATGTTTACGACACTCCAATTATCCAGCAAACATCTTTTTGGTCACGTGTAAAAAAACGGCAGGGACTTAAATCTTTTGCATTTGATTATAAAGCGCGCAATAGAGATTTATATTTAAATGTTGGCGGGTACTCTTATACCCAGGCTGATTTCTTGCTTTTTTTGCAGTACTATAATGATAATGACTGTGTTGCTTATGTCCCTTATGGTCCGGAAATAGAACCTTCGGAAGAGAGACAGGGTGCGTTTTTAGAGGAACTATCGGAATCCATACGCTCATATCTGCCAAGGGATTGCGTGGCCATAAGATATGACTTAAACTGGCGCTCACATTGGTGCAAAGAGTCTGATTATAATCAGAATGGAGAGTGGCTTGGAGCTCCGGAAAAAACTTATCAGGAATTTCAGGTGAATTACAGCACGCAGAATCACAACCTTGTGAAGGCAAACAGCGATATCCTTCCGTCCAATACAATTATCTTGGATTTATCTGATAATAAAGCTCTATATTAGCAAAGATGAAACCTAAAACCAGATACAATATCGGACTGTCCGGAAGAAAAGGAGTAGAGGTAAAAATAGGTTCTTCAAAAGATTTGCATGTGTGGTATGAGTTGTATAAAGAGACTGCAAAGAGGAATGGCTTAAATATTAATGACATATCTTATTTCCAATCTGTGTTTGCCGCAAAGATGGAAGATGATAAGCAAGCTGTTCAGGTAAAGCTTTTAATTGCTTGCGTAGATAATATTCCTTTGGCGGCAATGTTCTTAATTATTTCTAATAACAGAGCCACATATCTTTATGGCGCATCGTCCTCATCTATGCGTAATTATATGCCTACCTACGCATTGCAATGGAAGGCTATTAATATTGCAAAAGAATATGGCTGCAATGAGTATGATATGTTTGGAATTGCGCCAAATACTGAACCGTCCCATCCGATGCACGGACTTTATGTTTTTAAAAGCGGTTTTGGAGGTAAAATTTATCATCAGATGGGATGTTGGGATTATCCGCTAAGGAAAAGGCATTTTCCATTTTGCAGGCATCTGAATTGAGTAACAGGGGATATTATATTTGAGAATCTTAAGCAGCGAAAAATAGCTAAAAAACAGACGGGCACACAAAGGTAACAAAATTTTAATCAAAATGTTACAAGGAAAAATTTCTGCGGCGAATCAGCTGCAGAAATTTTTTTTAGTTTTGTGCCGTGGCAACCAAGACCCGCATCTGATACGGCGACTTTTTACAAGACGGCAACCAAGATACCCACATATAAATTTTGAATTTATTACTTGGAATTGAGACTATTACACAAGTTG
The window above is part of the Bacteroidales bacterium genome. Proteins encoded here:
- a CDS encoding peptidoglycan bridge formation glycyltransferase FemA/FemB family protein gives rise to the protein MKPKTRYNIGLSGRKGVEVKIGSSKDLHVWYELYKETAKRNGLNINDISYFQSVFAAKMEDDKQAVQVKLLIACVDNIPLAAMFLIISNNRATYLYGASSSSMRNYMPTYALQWKAINIAKEYGCNEYDMFGIAPNTEPSHPMHGLYVFKSGFGGKIYHQMGCWDYPLRKRHFPFCRHLN